The following are from one region of the Dreissena polymorpha isolate Duluth1 chromosome 2, UMN_Dpol_1.0, whole genome shotgun sequence genome:
- the LOC127866808 gene encoding uncharacterized protein LOC127866808, with product MIDQQRDSGETIGFLDQQSLQPFFLLDPVTVTDSALPKTSGKREKSSPKQQIRKRKNEKIPNPRTKKVTPKPKGASTPKSTLKRASHPQDASTPKEAKILFKFCIQTV from the exons ATGATTGACCAACAGAGGGACAGTGGTGAAACAATTGGATTTCTTGACCAGCAG AGTCTTCAACCGTTTTTTCTGTTGGACCCAGTAACTGTTACCGACTCAGCTCTTCCCAAAACCTCTGGAAAACGCGAGAAGTCATCTCCAAAACAACAAATCAGAAAACGAAAG AATGAAAAAATCCCGAACCCAAGAACCAAGAAAGTGACCCCTAAACCAAAAGGTGCATCGACTCCAAAGTCAACTCTAAAAAGGGCATCACATCCACAAGATGCCTCAACTCCAAAAGAGgcgaaaatattatttaaattctgCATACAAACTGTTTGA